A window from Candidatus Margulisiibacteriota bacterium encodes these proteins:
- a CDS encoding WecB/TagA/CpsF family glycosyltransferase, translating to MVKGTMAIVDLAGIKVDNVTLEEAAARVEMLIATNKPQLIATPNPEMIVASQTDAELKAILNGAALRVPDGISMVVVARILGTPLQERVSGIDLMLKLAEISAEKGYKVFLAGSAAGVADEAARQLKKRFPSLQVVGTYHGYFGGDDSELLKLILDAGPDLLFVGLGAGRQEKWLDRHLAELKCVGMGIGGSLDVISGRKKRAPRWTQVLYIEWLYRLVTEPQRWKRQLALPQFLYLTLLKKL from the coding sequence ATGGTTAAAGGGACAATGGCCATAGTTGATCTCGCCGGTATAAAAGTCGACAACGTCACGCTGGAGGAAGCGGCCGCCAGGGTAGAAATGCTGATCGCCACGAACAAGCCTCAGCTGATCGCTACGCCGAACCCGGAAATGATCGTCGCCTCCCAGACGGACGCGGAGCTCAAGGCGATCCTGAACGGTGCCGCCCTCCGCGTGCCGGACGGGATCAGCATGGTCGTCGTCGCCCGGATCCTCGGAACGCCTTTGCAAGAGCGGGTCAGCGGGATCGACCTGATGCTGAAGTTGGCCGAGATTAGCGCCGAAAAAGGGTACAAAGTCTTCCTAGCCGGCAGCGCTGCCGGTGTGGCCGACGAAGCAGCCCGGCAACTGAAAAAACGTTTTCCCAGCCTGCAGGTGGTCGGCACCTATCACGGTTATTTCGGCGGTGACGATTCGGAACTGCTCAAGCTGATCCTTGACGCGGGCCCCGATCTCCTCTTTGTCGGGCTGGGGGCGGGGCGGCAGGAAAAGTGGCTGGATCGTCACCTGGCGGAACTGAAGTGCGTCGGCATGGGGATTGGCGGCAGTCTCGACGTCATCTCCGGCCGGAAGAAAAGGGCCCCCCGCTGGACGCAAGTTTTGTACATTGAATGGTTATACCGTTTAGTGACCGAGCCGCAGCGCTGGAAAAGGCAGCTGGCCTTGCCGCAATTCCTCTATCTGACATTGCTGAAAAAATTGTAA